GGCGTGCGCGGCGTCGCGCTGTTGGCCAAGGTGCTCGACAACACGCTGCACGCCCACGGGCTCTCCCCCTCGCAGTACCGCCTCCTCGTGTTCCTCCTCGAGAAGCCCTCCGCCGCGACCGCGCTCGCCCAGCGTCTCGACGTCACCCGACCCAGCCTCACCGGCCTCGTCGACGGTCTGGTCGCCAAGGGGTTCGTCGTGCGCGAGCCGGATCCGTCCGACCGTCGCCGGGTCACCCACCAGATCTCGACCGCGGGGCGCGCGGCCGTGCACCGCGCCGACGAGGCGCTGCAAGCTCGCCTCGACCAGATCCTCGCCAACGTCGAACCCGCCGATGCGGCGGGGAGCACCGCGGCCGCGCTCGAGCACTGGCGCAGTGCGATCATCGCCACCAGGGCTTCGGAGAAGGCCACCCGATGAGCACCGGCCTCGAGCGCGACTTCGACACCCTCGTCGACCGCGACGGCGAGCCCTACTCTCCCTTCGAGCCCTGCACGGTCGAGGCCCAG
This sequence is a window from Acidimicrobiales bacterium. Protein-coding genes within it:
- a CDS encoding MarR family transcriptional regulator, with protein sequence MDLELISRDGVRGVALLAKVLDNTLHAHGLSPSQYRLLVFLLEKPSAATALAQRLDVTRPSLTGLVDGLVAKGFVVREPDPSDRRRVTHQISTAGRAAVHRADEALQARLDQILANVEPADAAGSTAAALEHWRSAIIATRASEKATR